In a genomic window of Corallococcus silvisoli:
- the ppk1 gene encoding polyphosphate kinase 1 — protein sequence MAKRAAAKGITQKVLERDAVPPGTEMPDGDLFFNRELSWLAFNDRVLQLAEASEVPLMERLKFISIYARNLDEFFMIRVARLHEQITARVGRLVPDGASPGDTLDKLHTAILEQGRRHADCFEKVLRPALAEKGLRILSMKELDADQRAQMDQRFREQIFPVLTPLAIGLGRHFPYISNLSLSLAVLLRDPVAEEESVARVKVPKEILPRFVPLKGGTLFVPLEEIIAQHLGDLFPGMEVLGWSLFRVTRDADFTVSEDAEDLLKAVETELSQRRFGDVIRLEVQAGMNAKLLEPLVEALTLEPRQVYEEHGLLDLADVMSLAMTPGFSELRDPPWTPVTQARLRTDSESPDGGGTVMSAMRRGDLLVYHPYESFTTSVERFVSEAVEDPDVLALKQTVYRTSDSSPLVPALIRATEHGKQAVCMVELKARFDERTNIRWANALEEAGVHVVYGIPSLKTHAKAILIVRREGERVRHYVHIGTGNYNPKTARLYTDLGLFTTDPDIGADVADVFNFLTGFGRPRSFRKLLVAPLTMREGLLEEIKKTIAAHAAETPARILMKMNALVDPGIIRALYDASRAGVRVDLNVRGICCLRPGLPGVSENIRVVSNLGRFLEHPRIYAFERGPTSRCYIGSADLMPRNLDHRVEILAPVEEPSLSAQARDVVERCMVDTSGAWELASDGSWRRRAAATPNDKRSAQGELMERALRMVQMQSGRPVA from the coding sequence ATGGCGAAGCGCGCCGCCGCGAAGGGCATCACCCAGAAGGTCCTGGAGCGGGATGCCGTCCCGCCGGGGACGGAGATGCCGGACGGCGACCTGTTCTTCAACCGGGAGCTGTCGTGGCTGGCCTTCAACGACCGGGTGCTGCAGCTGGCGGAGGCGTCGGAGGTGCCGCTGATGGAGCGGCTGAAGTTCATCTCCATCTACGCGCGCAACCTGGATGAGTTCTTCATGATCCGCGTGGCCCGGCTGCATGAGCAGATCACCGCGCGCGTGGGCCGGCTGGTGCCGGACGGCGCGTCCCCGGGCGACACGCTGGACAAGCTGCACACGGCCATCCTGGAGCAGGGCCGCCGCCACGCGGACTGCTTCGAGAAGGTGCTGCGCCCGGCGCTGGCGGAGAAGGGCCTGCGCATCCTGTCCATGAAGGAGCTGGACGCGGATCAACGCGCGCAGATGGATCAGCGCTTCCGCGAGCAGATCTTCCCCGTGCTCACGCCCCTGGCCATCGGGCTGGGGCGGCACTTCCCGTACATCTCCAACCTGTCCCTGAGCCTCGCGGTGCTGCTGCGCGACCCGGTGGCGGAGGAGGAGAGCGTGGCGCGGGTGAAGGTGCCCAAGGAGATCCTCCCCCGCTTCGTGCCGCTCAAGGGCGGCACGCTGTTCGTGCCGCTGGAGGAGATCATCGCGCAGCACCTGGGGGACCTGTTCCCCGGCATGGAGGTGCTGGGCTGGAGCCTGTTCCGCGTGACGCGCGACGCGGACTTCACCGTGTCCGAGGACGCGGAGGACCTGCTCAAGGCGGTGGAGACGGAGCTGAGCCAGCGCCGCTTCGGGGACGTCATCCGCCTGGAGGTGCAGGCGGGGATGAACGCGAAGCTGCTGGAGCCGCTGGTGGAGGCGCTGACGCTGGAGCCCCGGCAGGTGTACGAGGAGCACGGCCTGCTGGACCTGGCGGACGTGATGTCGCTGGCGATGACGCCGGGCTTCTCCGAGCTGCGCGACCCGCCGTGGACGCCGGTGACCCAGGCGCGGCTGCGCACGGACAGCGAGTCCCCGGACGGCGGGGGCACGGTGATGTCCGCGATGCGCAGGGGCGACCTGCTGGTGTACCACCCGTACGAATCCTTCACGACGTCGGTGGAGCGCTTCGTGAGCGAGGCGGTGGAGGACCCGGACGTGCTGGCGCTGAAGCAGACGGTGTACCGCACGTCGGACAGCTCCCCGCTGGTGCCCGCGCTCATCCGCGCGACCGAGCACGGCAAGCAGGCGGTGTGCATGGTGGAGCTGAAGGCCCGCTTCGACGAGCGCACCAACATCCGCTGGGCGAACGCGCTGGAAGAGGCGGGCGTGCACGTGGTGTATGGGATTCCCAGCCTGAAGACCCACGCGAAGGCCATCCTCATCGTGCGGCGCGAGGGCGAACGGGTGCGGCACTACGTGCACATCGGCACGGGCAACTACAACCCGAAGACGGCGCGGCTCTACACGGACCTGGGCCTGTTCACCACGGATCCAGACATTGGCGCGGACGTGGCGGACGTCTTCAACTTCCTCACCGGCTTCGGCCGGCCGCGCTCCTTCCGCAAGCTGCTGGTGGCGCCCCTGACCATGCGCGAGGGGCTGCTGGAGGAGATCAAGAAGACCATCGCGGCGCACGCCGCGGAGACGCCGGCGCGCATCCTGATGAAGATGAACGCGCTGGTGGACCCGGGCATCATCCGCGCGCTGTACGACGCGTCCCGCGCGGGCGTGCGCGTGGACCTCAACGTGCGGGGCATCTGCTGCCTGCGGCCAGGGCTGCCGGGCGTGTCGGAGAACATCCGGGTGGTGTCCAACCTGGGCCGCTTCCTGGAGCACCCGCGCATCTACGCCTTCGAGCGGGGCCCCACGTCGCGCTGCTACATCGGCTCCGCGGACCTGATGCCGCGCAACCTGGACCACCGCGTGGAGATCCTCGCGCCGGTGGAGGAGCCCTCCTTGAGCGCCCAGGCGCGCGACGTGGTGGAGCGCTGCATGGTGGACACCAGCGGCGCGTGGGAGCTGGCCTCGGACGGCTCGTGGCGGCGGCGCGCCGCCGCCACGCCCAACGACAAGCGCTCCGCCCAGGGCGAGCTGATGGAGCGCGCCCTCCGGATGGTCCAGATGCAGAGCGGCCGTCCGGTGGCGTGA
- a CDS encoding trigger factor translates to MATKKNPPEKSPVSAKPASAAAKPPKPPASKPPEAPAVQVEAPVRQLVQRLPVAPGLGHQADLPDVKAPSLANLNIRVPVGEDPTENDLLERFHELARAKAEARPRAEGEALAMGDDVQLDILGYANGRLIPMSTRTGYWMELAPQLMLPGFSEVIAEASVGDSVEVGLILPDDYPAEQLRGMPARFLVDVRAAREVRMPDTESDAFLKLLGRGTTHEEVMSSIVEEMEGEMADLLWVDARNMALDEIVSRTDVTVPKPLVDEEIRRRWQQSEGEALALKFFSLEEQQEALDGWLHHPGIRDDVERRLKIALVLRAIAQRDKLQLSPQTALELLKESSEPLGITEAQLRESMLDPTASAQMTDVAWHLLAVEHVMTQAKVTFEGAEAGLAQG, encoded by the coding sequence GTGGCCACGAAGAAGAATCCCCCTGAGAAGTCGCCCGTCTCCGCCAAGCCGGCCTCCGCCGCGGCGAAGCCCCCGAAGCCCCCCGCCAGCAAGCCCCCGGAAGCGCCCGCCGTGCAGGTGGAGGCGCCCGTGAGGCAGTTGGTGCAGCGGCTCCCCGTCGCGCCCGGCCTGGGACACCAGGCGGACCTGCCGGACGTGAAGGCCCCCTCGCTGGCGAACCTGAACATCCGGGTTCCGGTGGGCGAGGACCCCACGGAGAACGACCTGCTGGAGCGCTTCCACGAGCTGGCCCGCGCCAAGGCGGAGGCCCGCCCGCGCGCCGAAGGCGAGGCGCTGGCCATGGGCGACGACGTGCAGCTGGACATCCTGGGCTACGCCAACGGCCGCCTCATCCCCATGAGCACGCGCACCGGCTACTGGATGGAGCTGGCGCCCCAGCTGATGCTGCCCGGGTTCTCGGAGGTCATCGCCGAGGCCAGCGTGGGCGACAGCGTGGAGGTGGGCCTCATCCTTCCGGACGACTATCCGGCGGAGCAGCTCCGCGGCATGCCGGCGCGCTTCCTGGTGGACGTGCGCGCCGCGCGCGAGGTGCGCATGCCCGACACGGAGTCGGACGCGTTCCTCAAGCTGCTGGGCCGCGGCACCACGCACGAGGAGGTCATGAGCTCCATCGTGGAGGAGATGGAAGGCGAGATGGCCGACCTGCTCTGGGTGGACGCGCGCAACATGGCCCTGGATGAGATCGTCTCCCGCACCGACGTCACCGTCCCCAAGCCGCTGGTGGACGAGGAGATCCGCCGCCGCTGGCAGCAGTCGGAGGGCGAGGCCCTGGCCCTGAAGTTCTTCAGCCTGGAGGAGCAGCAGGAGGCCCTGGACGGCTGGCTGCACCACCCCGGCATCCGCGACGACGTGGAGCGCCGCCTGAAGATCGCCCTGGTCCTGCGCGCCATCGCGCAGCGGGACAAGCTTCAGCTGTCGCCCCAGACCGCGCTGGAGCTGCTCAAGGAGTCCTCGGAGCCCCTCGGCATCACGGAGGCGCAGCTGCGCGAGTCCATGCTGGACCCCACCGCGTCCGCGCAGATGACCGACGTGGCCTGGCACCTGCTCGCCGTGGAGCACGTGATGACGCAGGCCAAGGTGACCTTCGAGGGCGCCGAGGCCGGGCTCGCCCAGGGCTGA